From a region of the Gymnogyps californianus isolate 813 chromosome 22, ASM1813914v2, whole genome shotgun sequence genome:
- the RAB42 gene encoding LOW QUALITY PROTEIN: ras-related protein Rab-42 (The sequence of the model RefSeq protein was modified relative to this genomic sequence to represent the inferred CDS: deleted 2 bases in 1 codon): protein MGTVRGPPRDPNPRGHYQFRVIVLGDAAVGKSSLLRCFAEGPQGDGGAAAPCPTVGVEFYSRTVPLPPAGKAKLQLWDTAGQERFRSITRSFYRSAAGVLLVFDLTNRASFEHVPEWYREAAGDRPPAFVLVGHKCDLAAERAVSAEEAGHLAATLGMAFVETSARGNLNVELAFQTLARGIQRALGRGGLSPHRRCGGIRLIPGQSRRQPPARGEPGERCQC from the exons ATGGGGACGGTGAGGGGTCCCCCCCGGGACCCCAACCCCAGGGGCCATTACCAGTTCCGTGTCATCGTGCTGGGGGACGCGGCGGTGGGGAAGTCGTCGCTGCTGCGCTGCTTTGCCGAGGGTCCG CAGGGGGACGGGGGAGCGGCCGCCCCCTGCCCCACCGTCGGCGTGGAGTTTTACAGCCGCACCGtcccgctgccgcccgccggCAAGGccaagctgcagctctgggacacGGCCGGCCAGGAGAGGTTCAG GTCCATCACCAGGTCCTTCTACCGGAGCGCGGCGGGGGTGCTGCTGGTGTTCGACCTCACCAACCGGGCCTCCTTCGAGCACGTCCCCGAGTGGTACCGCGAAGCCGCCGGGGACCGGCCCCCCGCCTTCGTCCTGGTGGGCCACAAGTGCGACCTGGCGGCCGAGCGAGCCGTGTCGGCGGAGGAGGCCGGGCACCTGGCCGCCACCCTGGGCATGGCCTTCGTGGAGACCTCGGCCCGCGGCAACCTCAACGTGGAGTTGGCCTTCCAGACGCTGGCGAGGGGCATCCAGCGGgcgctggggcggggggggctcAGCCCTCACCGGCGCTGCGGCGGCATCAGGCTCATCCCCGGCCAGAGCCGCCGTCAGCCCCCGGCACGGGGGGAGCCCGGGGAGCGGTGCCAGTGCTGA